The window TATTGGCAAATTGTTtatctcttttgaaaattgtcTTGAAACTAGTTATCATCGAAGAGTTCTTCGTGAGGACTTCCTTCTGggtcttttgcaaagcttcAAGACTAGTGTTGAACAACGTCTTTTCggaattgaaatattttcTAATcacttgaagaactttgGAGTTACATGTCTTGTATTTTGCGgaatcaatctttgaatGTGTACGGAAGAAATCCAGTTTCTGCATCAATATGGAGTGCAACTGATCCTGGCCTTCTAGAAAGCTTCTCAATGTCACATCTGCTTCAGATCCTAACTTGCATAAGTATCCGAAAAAATTGACCATACTACTGGGTAGCGGCTCCACGGCAGTGATTTGGAACTGGACACAATCATCTGCgactttgttcttctcgGAGAACCCTAATTCGGCATTCAGTGCTTCATCTATCATCTCTTTTGTCAATCTTAAGGTGAGTCTAGTAAGATCGTAGGGGTTTTGATCTTGGACAAAGCCATAGCTCAGCAGTAAATCCTCGTTTGATTTTTCTCCATAATTATTGAAcacttcttcaccttctttcatgatttcttggcttACGAAGCAGACGTTATCATTGGTAAACGTCCACTTGACCTTTGTATCGTTCTTATGGTTCAGAAGATCCACTAATGGGTATAAGAACGCCTCATTTATGCTAGAGCATTTTTCCTCAAGAATTAGCTTTGGGAATGCTCTTGAAGTAAATATACCTGTGGCCCATAAATACCCCACGAAGCTTTTCCATGAAATCGACTTGTGTTGCTCACGGTATTCACAGATGtacttcaaaatatcaaagTCCTGTGCTTCAGACTGTTCGTATAACTCTCCATCTTCCggcttcaatttcaattggTCGAGTAATACGTGCCATTCCTTAACAATCTTCCGTAAGTTCTGCTTCATTAGTAAGTAAATATCCGTacctttcaaaagctcaacCTCTTGCAGCTTCCAAAAATATGGTTGGTCCAATTTAGTGGGCAGTATATCGAAGTAAGGTTTGTGGAAGGGCCTCGCACTGGGATCGAATTTCATCTTAGCAGTGAATAATTGAACCAAAGCATTCGGGTTCTCGCTGGAAACCGCACCACTTGCGCTACCAAACTCTTTTTCAGCTAGTTCCTTGGTGATCAATAGGTTCGCTGGGACAGAGATCAGTGGCTCGGTGGTCTTAATGACTGACTTGGCAATTGCAGTGACACCAGCAGCTTGAGTAACTTTAAACTCCAGACGGTCATCAATAATGGCACCATGATCCTTGCACCATTCAACACATGTTTTAAGTTGATCT of the Torulaspora delbrueckii CBS 1146 chromosome 7, complete genome genome contains:
- the EFM1 gene encoding protein-lysine N-methyltransferase (similar to Saccharomyces cerevisiae YHL039W; ancestral locus Anc_4.1); the protein is MTNLDQLKTCVEWCKDHGAIIDDRLEFKVTQAAGVTAIAKSVIKTTEPLISVPANLLITKELAEKEFGSASGAVSSENPNALVQLFTAKMKFDPSARPFHKPYFDILPTKLDQPYFWKLQEVELLKGTDIYLLMKQNLRKIVKEWHVLLDQLKLKPEDGELYEQSEAQDFDILKYICEYREQHKSISWKSFVGYLWATGIFTSRAFPKLILEEKCSSINEAFLYPLVDLLNHKNDTKVKWTFTNDNVCFVSQEIMKEGEEVFNNYGEKSNEDLLLSYGFVQDQNPYDLTRLTLRLTKEMIDEALNAELGFSEKNKVADDCVQFQITAVEPLPSSMVNFFGYLCKLGSEADVTLRSFLEGQDQLHSILMQKLDFFRTHSKIDSAKYKTCNSKVLQVIRKYFNSEKTLFNTSLEALQKTQKEVLTKNSSMITSFKTIFKRDKQFANSLLLTFGVTKYDDLLTKNCMKEALFLWIVRVANMDSYPQKFDFSVPQFIYDSFQEVSGSIVIERNNVSDFMDFYKKLFPGLSNKIPEVFSPGNWGIRQFIVADTVMDRLVWTRKLTQEPFFIVRVPFKL